From Xyrauchen texanus isolate HMW12.3.18 chromosome 9, RBS_HiC_50CHRs, whole genome shotgun sequence, the proteins below share one genomic window:
- the LOC127649136 gene encoding vesicle-associated membrane protein-associated protein A-like, which produces MSKLEQILVLDPPCDLKFKGPFTDVVAANLKLKNPSDRKVCFKVKTTAPRRYCVRPNSGIIDPGATVIISVMLQPFEYDPNEKSKHKFMVQTIFAPAAITDTEHMWKDVRPDELMDSKLRCVFELPNESDKVNYVDAATKAAPAIGSSKVDSLVAPKPTSGSLDDSEMKKVLEECKRLQMEVGKLNEENRHLKDEGLRLRKSQRSDYRTTNSNSLIGRESTASSLPSLLVVMAAIFIGFFLGKFIL; this is translated from the exons ATGTCCAAACTGGAGCAAATCCTCGTCCTAGATCCTCCGTGTGACCTGAAGTTCAAAG GTCCGTTCACAGATGTGGTCGCCGCTAACCTGAAGTTAAAGAACCCGTCAGACAGGAAAGTGTGTTTCAAAGTGAAGACCACAGCGCCACGCAGATACTGCGTCCGACCAAACAGCGGCATCATCGACCCCGGGGCCACAGTCATTATCTCAG TTATGCTGCAGCCATTTGAGTATGATCCCAATGAGAAAAGTAAACACAAGTTCATGGTACAGACGATCTTCGCACCTGCAgccatcacagacacagaacacaTG TGGAAAGACGTGAGACCAGATGAGCTCATGGATTCAAAACTCAGATGTGTGTTTGAGCTGCCGAATGAAAGTGATAAAGTG AACTATGTCGATGCTGCTACTAAAGCCGCGCCAGCGATCGGCTCTTCTAAAGTGGACAGTCTAGTGGCACCAAAACCCACGAGCGGCTCTCTGGACGACTCCGAGATGAAGAAGGTTCTGGAAGAATGCAAACGACTGCAGATGGAGGTCGGCAAACTGAACGAGGAAAACCGCCATCTCAAG GACGAAGGTTTGAGGCTGCGGAAGTCTCAACGCAGCGACTACAGAACGACTAACTCCAACTCTCTGATCGGACGCGAATCCACTGCCAGCTCACTTCCCTCGCTCCTGGTCGTCATGGCAGCCATCTTCATCGGCTTCTTCCTCGGAAAGTTCATCCTGTAG